One Thalassotalea hakodatensis DNA segment encodes these proteins:
- the mshL gene encoding pilus (MSHA type) biogenesis protein MshL, whose translation MNQPSKSMLLGAMTIFLASCQSVPPQPKHITDELDKAIASAENTKAPKPLASLPSAVQQDLMQQSMNQARQGLLSEKRLDIGASGVDAQAFFAALVEDSSYSVAVHPGVTGAITLNLKDVTLNEALDVVEQLYGYEIHQTGQVIQIYPAGIRTETIPLDYLFITRGGFSTMSVNSGGVGNADSNNGGQNNGNNNSNNNNRQNQNGNGGQNNQSAQMNVNGTNVYTENKSDFWKELEENLENLIGASDNSESSVVVSPQSGLVTVRAYPKDIKAIKRFLTGTQELLRRQVIIEAKILEVTLNDDYQQGIEWESILGSLHRGFNETAIGFSTTGNIEGNAISNTIGGVTGISFFKNTDFSGVLRLLSTQGNVQVLSSPRITATNNQKAVIKVGDDEFFVTEVSSTTTTGTATTTTPEIELTPFFSGIALDVTPQIDANGEVILHVHPSVTTVQEKTKTIRLDGQDYVLPLAQSSVRESDTVVRAKSGEIIVIGGLIETTKIDMESKTPLLGDIPLMGELFKSKSQSTQKKELVLMLKPIVTGQDTWKSQLEDARQLLKQWFPEEDTQ comes from the coding sequence ATGAATCAGCCTTCAAAAAGTATGTTACTAGGTGCAATGACAATCTTCTTAGCGAGTTGTCAATCTGTTCCACCACAACCCAAACATATTACCGACGAATTAGATAAAGCAATTGCTTCTGCAGAGAATACTAAAGCACCTAAACCCCTTGCGAGTCTTCCATCGGCGGTGCAGCAAGACTTAATGCAACAGAGTATGAATCAAGCAAGGCAAGGCTTATTATCTGAGAAGCGATTAGATATTGGTGCGAGTGGTGTTGATGCGCAAGCATTTTTTGCCGCGTTGGTAGAAGATTCTAGTTATAGTGTTGCTGTGCATCCAGGCGTGACAGGAGCAATTACCTTAAATTTAAAAGATGTCACACTGAATGAAGCGCTCGATGTTGTAGAGCAATTATATGGTTATGAAATTCACCAAACAGGCCAAGTTATTCAGATTTACCCGGCAGGTATCCGTACTGAAACAATACCATTAGATTATTTGTTCATTACTCGCGGTGGTTTTTCTACCATGAGTGTTAATTCAGGTGGTGTTGGTAATGCTGATAGTAATAACGGTGGTCAAAATAATGGCAACAATAACTCGAACAACAATAACCGACAAAATCAAAATGGTAACGGTGGTCAAAATAATCAATCGGCACAAATGAATGTTAATGGTACCAACGTATACACTGAGAATAAATCAGATTTTTGGAAAGAACTTGAAGAAAATTTAGAAAATTTAATTGGTGCAAGTGACAACTCAGAAAGCTCAGTGGTGGTATCTCCCCAGTCAGGTTTAGTGACAGTGCGAGCATACCCGAAAGATATCAAAGCAATTAAGCGCTTTTTAACCGGTACGCAAGAATTATTGCGCCGACAAGTGATTATTGAAGCAAAAATATTGGAAGTCACCTTAAATGATGATTACCAACAAGGGATAGAATGGGAAAGTATCCTTGGTAGCTTACATCGTGGTTTTAACGAAACCGCAATTGGTTTTAGTACTACTGGAAATATCGAAGGTAATGCTATTTCAAACACTATCGGTGGTGTTACTGGCATTAGCTTCTTTAAGAACACTGATTTTTCAGGGGTATTACGATTGCTATCGACACAAGGGAATGTACAAGTGCTTTCTAGCCCTCGTATTACGGCAACGAATAACCAAAAGGCGGTGATAAAAGTTGGTGATGATGAGTTTTTTGTCACTGAAGTTTCATCAACGACTACAACCGGTACTGCTACCACCACCACGCCAGAAATAGAATTAACGCCCTTTTTCTCAGGAATAGCGCTAGACGTTACACCGCAAATAGATGCTAATGGCGAAGTTATTCTTCATGTTCACCCTTCGGTGACAACAGTACAAGAGAAAACAAAAACCATACGCTTAGATGGTCAAGATTATGTGTTACCTCTGGCGCAAAGTAGCGTTAGAGAATCAGATACTGTCGTTAGGGCAAAATCAGGTGAAATTATCGTTATTGGTGGTCTTATAGAAACTACTAAAATTGATATGGAGTCTAAAACGCCGTTACTAGGTGATATTCCATTGATGGGTGAACTGTTTAAAAGCAAAAGTCAAAGTACTCAGAAGAAAGAGCTGGTACTGATGTTGAAACCGATAGTGACTGGTCAAGATACTTGGAAAAGCCAATTAGAAGATGCTCGACAATTATTGAAACAATGGTTTCCTGAAGAAGACACGCAATAA
- a CDS encoding type II secretion system F family protein, translated as MAAFDYIGRNSSGTQVKGSIEAANATAVAEQLNRQQIIPIAIEPSKNKSGDANNQLDLAQIFGSSPVSLDDLIVFCRQMYALVRSGVPILRAINGMADSSTNKQLKKALVEIASQLEGGYALSSALNHHPRIFTPLFISLVHVGENTGQLEQAFAKLASYFEREQETRKRIKTALRYPSFVIIAIVIAIVILNIFVIPTFADMFSKLGAELPWATKALINSSAFFLTYWPHMLIVCVLGFFGTRSYLKTTDGQYRWDRIKTRLPIVGSIIERSILARFSHSFAIVLKAGVPMTTGLSLVSEAVDNSYMGKKIVAMRTAIESGESLLRSAIASELFTPLVLQMVAVGEETGRVDELLQEVAEYYEREVDYELSTLTAKIEPILIAVVAAMVLILALGIFTPMWDMMSAFKG; from the coding sequence ATGGCGGCATTTGATTATATTGGTAGAAATAGCAGCGGCACCCAGGTAAAGGGGTCAATTGAAGCCGCTAATGCTACGGCTGTAGCCGAGCAGCTAAATCGCCAGCAAATAATTCCAATCGCCATTGAGCCAAGTAAAAACAAATCAGGTGATGCCAATAATCAGTTGGATTTGGCGCAAATATTTGGTTCTTCACCTGTATCGTTAGATGATTTGATCGTGTTTTGTCGCCAGATGTATGCCTTAGTTCGTTCAGGGGTTCCCATTTTACGTGCTATCAATGGCATGGCAGATTCCAGCACGAACAAACAGTTAAAAAAAGCGTTAGTCGAGATAGCATCACAGTTAGAAGGGGGGTATGCGCTTTCTTCTGCGTTAAACCATCACCCGAGAATTTTTACGCCACTGTTTATTTCTTTGGTTCACGTAGGTGAAAATACCGGACAACTTGAACAAGCCTTTGCGAAATTAGCCAGTTATTTTGAACGTGAACAAGAGACGAGAAAACGCATTAAAACGGCCTTACGTTATCCGTCTTTTGTGATCATTGCGATTGTTATTGCCATTGTTATTTTAAATATTTTTGTTATTCCAACCTTTGCTGATATGTTTTCTAAGTTAGGTGCCGAGTTACCTTGGGCAACTAAAGCGTTAATTAATAGTTCAGCTTTTTTCTTAACATATTGGCCGCATATGCTCATTGTGTGTGTGCTTGGCTTTTTTGGCACGCGAAGTTATTTAAAAACCACTGATGGCCAATATCGCTGGGATCGTATCAAAACTCGCTTGCCAATTGTTGGCTCTATTATTGAACGTTCGATACTTGCACGCTTTTCACATAGTTTTGCCATTGTACTAAAAGCTGGTGTGCCGATGACTACAGGTCTATCCTTAGTATCAGAAGCTGTTGATAACAGCTATATGGGTAAGAAAATAGTTGCAATGCGTACCGCAATCGAGAGTGGAGAAAGTTTACTGCGTTCAGCAATAGCGAGTGAGTTGTTTACCCCGTTAGTATTACAGATGGTCGCTGTTGGTGAAGAAACTGGCCGAGTTGATGAGCTATTGCAAGAGGTAGCGGAATATTATGAACGTGAAGTTGATTACGAATTAAGTACGTTAACCGCTAAAATCGAACCTATTTTGATAGCGGTTGTTGCGGCCATGGTACTCATTTTAGCTTTAGGTATATTTACACCAATGTGGGATATGATGTCTGCGTTTAAGGGGTAA
- a CDS encoding ExeA family protein, whose protein sequence is MYLYHFGLRELPFTLTPNTNFYLGIAPHYEAFEVLLTALKTGEGFIKVIGEVGTGKTLLCRKLLNEIPEHFVTAYIPNPYLQPDELRRAVAVELGVKQAQRMSVQLLTQRIQERLLTLHSQGHSVVLILDEAQALPAESLEALRLFTNLETETRKLLQVVLFAQPELDQRLNETRFRQLKQRITFSYGLRAMTGEEVAQYIDHRMHIAGYKGAQLFDKNLCQQIAKVTEGIPRLVNILCHKMLMLSYGQGTYQLTKTHLKLAVKDTEATVEKAVRVNGWFASGVLLSMLLIGWYFLGEIL, encoded by the coding sequence ATGTATCTTTATCATTTTGGTTTGCGTGAATTACCGTTTACCCTAACCCCAAATACCAACTTTTATTTGGGGATTGCACCGCACTATGAAGCCTTTGAAGTATTGCTGACAGCGTTAAAGACAGGTGAAGGTTTCATCAAGGTTATTGGTGAGGTTGGTACAGGAAAAACACTGCTATGTCGTAAGTTATTGAATGAAATACCAGAGCATTTTGTAACAGCTTATATACCTAACCCTTACTTACAACCAGATGAGCTTCGACGAGCAGTCGCGGTAGAGTTAGGTGTTAAACAAGCTCAAAGAATGTCGGTGCAACTGTTAACGCAACGTATTCAGGAACGACTTCTCACATTACACAGTCAAGGTCATTCAGTGGTACTAATTTTGGATGAAGCACAGGCGTTGCCGGCTGAAAGCTTAGAAGCATTAAGGCTTTTTACCAACTTAGAAACAGAAACACGAAAATTACTGCAAGTGGTGTTATTTGCGCAACCTGAACTTGATCAGCGATTAAATGAAACAAGGTTTAGACAATTAAAGCAACGCATCACTTTTTCATATGGTTTACGAGCTATGACTGGTGAAGAAGTTGCACAGTATATTGATCATCGTATGCATATTGCTGGCTATAAAGGTGCGCAGTTGTTTGATAAAAATTTATGTCAACAGATCGCAAAAGTTACAGAAGGCATTCCGAGGCTAGTCAATATCTTATGCCATAAAATGCTGATGTTAAGCTATGGACAAGGAACCTACCAATTGACTAAAACACATCTTAAACTTGCCGTAAAAGATACAGAAGCAACAGTTGAAAAAGCAGTAAGGGTTAATGGCTGGTTTGCTAGCGGTGTGCTATTGAGTATGTTATTGATAGGGTGGTACTTCCTTGGAGAAATACTGTGA
- a CDS encoding tetratricopeptide repeat protein, with product MSVINQMLKDLDQRQGDESINNERQHIFATQRQPKKTWLLILLSLVLINVFTLIIWWQYQENQQLKAQQNITSTANIASEQLEHQVKSPAASIKESSLQRSIDTERQNTVVKQSVNRVDENISSQVTEQQNENQQIALSIQKNVPSNNSNEQVHRQQPTTTNNTVKQQENDTAQQHVSSKTDSKPTLSIARKQLTPKELVDQKTNAAQQAIERSEIKQAEQLLEEILLIQPTHHSSRKQLAALWFGRQDYRAALNVLFQGISLAPQNPDFRIMQARIYIKQGMLSNAIASLLPLAKVDNVEFQSLLASLTQQVGDHKKSAAAYLRLTQLQPAQGKWWLGYAVALDSQGEFNLAKSAYRQTQQTNDISESTRQFIRQRLTEIGE from the coding sequence GTGAGTGTAATTAACCAAATGCTAAAAGATTTAGATCAGCGCCAAGGTGATGAATCAATAAATAACGAAAGGCAGCACATATTTGCTACTCAACGTCAGCCAAAAAAAACATGGTTACTTATACTGCTTAGTTTGGTTTTAATTAATGTTTTTACCTTAATTATTTGGTGGCAATACCAAGAAAATCAACAATTAAAAGCTCAGCAAAATATAACTTCAACGGCTAACATTGCAAGTGAACAGCTTGAACATCAAGTAAAGTCACCGGCGGCCAGCATTAAGGAGTCTTCCCTTCAACGTTCGATTGATACTGAACGCCAAAATACGGTAGTTAAACAGTCTGTAAATCGAGTTGATGAAAATATAAGTTCGCAGGTTACCGAACAACAAAACGAAAACCAACAAATTGCTTTATCAATACAGAAAAATGTGCCATCGAACAATAGCAATGAACAGGTACACAGGCAGCAACCTACAACAACTAACAATACAGTTAAGCAACAAGAGAATGATACGGCTCAACAACACGTGAGCTCAAAAACTGACAGTAAACCAACACTTTCAATTGCACGTAAACAGTTAACGCCGAAAGAACTCGTTGATCAAAAAACAAATGCAGCTCAACAAGCCATAGAACGAAGTGAGATCAAACAAGCGGAACAACTTCTAGAAGAAATTTTATTAATACAACCAACACATCATTCAAGCAGAAAACAGCTTGCTGCACTCTGGTTTGGCCGACAAGATTATCGTGCGGCTTTAAATGTGTTGTTTCAAGGGATTTCACTCGCACCGCAAAACCCTGATTTTAGGATAATGCAAGCACGTATTTATATTAAGCAAGGCATGCTTTCAAATGCTATTGCAAGTTTGCTGCCGCTTGCCAAAGTCGATAATGTTGAATTTCAATCGCTTTTGGCATCGTTAACTCAGCAAGTGGGCGATCATAAAAAATCCGCAGCAGCGTATTTACGCCTTACTCAACTACAGCCTGCTCAAGGAAAATGGTGGCTAGGATATGCCGTTGCATTAGATAGCCAAGGCGAATTTAACTTAGCGAAAAGTGCGTACCGTCAAACTCAACAAACGAATGATATATCTGAAAGTACTCGTCAGTTTATTCGTCAACGACTGACAGAGATAGGAGAATAA
- a CDS encoding PilN domain-containing protein: protein MAKYSINLLQPELIAKQPTLTLARVVSLWVFVFIAMLLWLTWSHYQLNDSKKQVAKSTLAKEALVTQQMTLESQVASNKADTALVEQLATVKLLFKNKQLLHQQLTDTSSTHAAGFSAAMTELSQYHHRDISLKQVTISGDYIRFSGVANTPESVPLWLAAFEQSTFLSGHVFSHFTLQENDQKLTEFVISSRQQTGKEQ from the coding sequence ATGGCTAAGTATTCGATAAATTTATTACAACCTGAACTTATTGCTAAACAGCCTACGTTGACGTTAGCGCGTGTCGTATCCTTATGGGTGTTTGTATTTATTGCCATGCTTTTGTGGCTAACGTGGTCGCACTATCAGCTTAATGACAGTAAAAAGCAAGTAGCGAAATCAACATTAGCAAAAGAAGCTTTAGTTACTCAGCAAATGACGCTCGAAAGTCAAGTAGCATCAAACAAAGCTGATACAGCCCTGGTAGAACAATTAGCAACCGTTAAATTACTGTTTAAAAATAAACAATTATTGCATCAGCAGTTGACGGATACCTCTTCCACACATGCTGCTGGATTTTCTGCGGCAATGACTGAGTTATCGCAATATCATCATCGTGATATTAGCTTAAAGCAGGTGACAATTTCAGGGGATTATATTCGCTTTTCCGGGGTAGCAAATACGCCAGAAAGTGTACCTTTGTGGTTAGCTGCGTTTGAGCAATCAACGTTTCTTTCTGGACATGTTTTTAGTCATTTCACCTTACAAGAAAATGATCAAAAGCTAACGGAGTTTGTCATAAGTTCTCGTCAACAGACAGGCAAGGAGCAATAA
- a CDS encoding GspE/PulE family protein: MAAPKLKMRLGDLLVHEHIITNEQLMQALNSQKSTGRKLGDTLIELGYLGERQLLEFLAQQLDVPFLDISQRRIPTEVAKLLPEVHARRLRALIIEDQGDAVLVGMSDPADLGGLDQLEDMLSPRRIKLAVVMESQLYQAFDGLYRRTADIESFASQLEEEYDQSSEFDLTTSFVDEGGDATVGKLLQSVFEDAVQMRASDIHIEPDENLLRIRQRIDGVLQENVLKENKIASAMVLRLKLMAGLDISEKRLPQDGRFNLKIKGHSIDVRMSTMPVQHGESVVMRLLDQSAGLLSLDETGMPAELVARVRHQITRPHGMVLVTGPTGSGKTTTLYGALSELNQSSKKIITVEDPVEYRLPRINQVQVNSKINLSFSGVLRTALRQDPDIIMVGEMRDHETVEIGLRGALTGHLVLSTLHTNDAITSALRLIDMGAAGFLVGSSLRAIIAQRLVRRVCESCASEHEPTSQEKMWLSHLAGQKATQASYKQGTGCQSCQYTGYKGRIGVFELLEMNEPMMAALKRDDAEMFTEQAKAHPRFIPLAMAAFDYAAQGITTVEEVLRLVEMVDVSE, encoded by the coding sequence ATGGCTGCCCCTAAATTAAAAATGCGACTTGGTGATTTGCTTGTTCATGAGCATATCATTACTAATGAACAATTAATGCAAGCACTAAATAGTCAAAAATCAACGGGTAGAAAACTTGGTGATACCTTAATTGAATTAGGTTATTTAGGAGAACGACAGCTATTAGAGTTTCTTGCACAACAACTTGATGTGCCATTTTTAGATATTAGTCAGCGTAGAATTCCGACTGAAGTCGCAAAATTATTACCAGAAGTACATGCCCGACGTTTAAGAGCACTCATCATTGAAGATCAAGGTGATGCAGTACTTGTAGGCATGAGTGATCCAGCTGATTTAGGTGGTTTAGATCAACTTGAAGATATGCTTTCGCCACGCCGAATAAAACTTGCGGTAGTGATGGAATCTCAACTCTATCAAGCTTTTGATGGCTTATATCGCCGTACAGCAGATATAGAATCTTTCGCTAGCCAATTAGAAGAAGAATACGATCAATCTTCTGAATTTGATTTAACGACTTCGTTTGTCGATGAGGGCGGTGACGCAACCGTAGGGAAGTTATTACAATCAGTATTTGAAGATGCCGTGCAAATGCGTGCATCAGATATCCATATAGAGCCGGATGAAAACCTTTTACGTATTCGCCAACGTATTGATGGTGTGTTGCAAGAAAATGTATTAAAAGAAAATAAAATAGCCTCAGCCATGGTATTACGGTTGAAACTCATGGCAGGGTTAGATATTTCAGAAAAACGTTTACCGCAAGATGGCCGTTTCAATTTAAAAATTAAAGGGCACAGTATTGATGTGCGTATGTCGACAATGCCGGTGCAACATGGCGAGTCAGTGGTTATGCGTTTGTTAGATCAATCAGCAGGTTTACTGTCGCTTGATGAAACGGGTATGCCTGCTGAGCTAGTTGCACGGGTACGACATCAAATAACCCGTCCGCACGGCATGGTGTTGGTTACTGGCCCCACAGGTAGCGGTAAAACAACTACATTATATGGTGCGTTAAGTGAACTAAACCAGTCATCTAAAAAAATAATCACGGTTGAAGATCCCGTAGAATATCGTTTACCACGTATTAATCAGGTACAAGTTAACAGTAAAATAAATTTAAGCTTTTCAGGGGTGTTGCGTACGGCATTACGCCAAGATCCTGATATTATCATGGTGGGTGAGATGCGTGATCATGAAACCGTTGAAATTGGTTTACGAGGCGCATTAACAGGTCACTTGGTACTATCAACTTTACATACTAATGATGCTATAACTAGCGCATTAAGATTGATAGATATGGGCGCAGCAGGTTTTTTAGTGGGTAGCTCTTTACGTGCGATTATTGCCCAGCGGTTGGTACGACGCGTATGTGAAAGTTGTGCAAGTGAGCATGAACCAACCAGCCAAGAAAAAATGTGGTTATCCCACTTAGCAGGACAGAAAGCCACACAAGCAAGTTATAAACAAGGGACAGGTTGCCAATCGTGTCAATATACAGGCTATAAAGGCAGAATTGGTGTATTTGAATTGTTAGAAATGAATGAACCGATGATGGCGGCATTAAAAAGAGATGATGCTGAAATGTTTACTGAGCAAGCAAAAGCACACCCTAGGTTTATTCCTTTAGCGATGGCTGCTTTTGATTATGCCGCCCAAGGAATAACGACCGTTGAAGAAGTGTTACGCCTTGTTGAAATGGTTGATGTGAGCGAGTAA